In Amycolatopsis methanolica 239, a single genomic region encodes these proteins:
- a CDS encoding Maf family protein, translating to MHFVLASQSPARLAVLRAAGIEPSVVVSGVDEDAVAAALTDPSREELVTALALAKAEAVLGEVARTHADAVVVGCDSMLSFNGEMLGKPGDPETARKRWAQMAGGTGDLLTGHAVLLVKSGAKVDQAVGTQTTRVRFASPSEAEIDAYVGTGEPLRVAGAFTLDGLGGWFVEGIDGDPSSVIGISLPLTRRLLAEVGVSVTDLWSPTS from the coding sequence GTGCACTTCGTTCTGGCCTCACAGTCCCCCGCACGCCTGGCGGTCCTGCGCGCCGCGGGCATCGAACCGAGCGTCGTGGTCTCCGGCGTCGACGAGGACGCCGTGGCCGCGGCCCTGACCGACCCGTCCCGCGAGGAGCTCGTCACCGCCCTGGCGCTCGCGAAGGCCGAGGCCGTGCTGGGCGAAGTCGCCCGCACGCACGCGGACGCGGTCGTCGTCGGCTGCGACTCGATGCTCTCGTTCAACGGCGAGATGCTCGGCAAGCCGGGCGACCCGGAGACCGCACGCAAGCGGTGGGCCCAGATGGCGGGCGGCACCGGCGACCTGCTCACCGGTCATGCGGTGCTGCTGGTCAAGAGCGGCGCGAAGGTCGACCAGGCCGTGGGTACCCAGACCACGCGGGTGCGGTTCGCGTCGCCGTCCGAGGCCGAGATCGACGCCTACGTCGGCACCGGCGAGCCGCTGCGGGTCGCCGGCGCGTTCACGCTCGACGGGCTCGGCGGGTGGTTCGTCGAGGGCATCGACGGCGACCCCTCCAGCGTGATCGGGATCAGCCTGCCGCTGACCCGGCGGCTGCTCGCGGAGGTCGGGGTCAGCGTGACCGACCTCTGGTCTCCCACATCCTGA
- a CDS encoding MFS transporter, translated as MTERASPWAALIALCIGFFMILLDTTIVSIAIPSMVKGLNTDLNAIVWVMSVYLLTYAVPMLFTSRLGDRFGPKRLYLAGLAVFTLASLWCGLSGTAEMLIAARAVQGLGAAMMTPQTLAFITHLFPPAKRGPAMGLWGGVAGLATIAGPLLGGILVDHLGWEWIFFVNVPVGVVGLVLAALLVPDWQPRNSHSFDVPGILLSVAGLSLLVFGLQNGQHYDWGTVAGLVNVAEVIAAGVLLLAGFVVWQRHNRREPLLPLRVFTNRNFSAGTLTAVTIGFTMTAMFLPLVIYVQDVLLLSPTQAGLVTAPMSLLSGIIAPFIGRLSDRTNPKYLVIFGIVALAAGLGLIALMARETSTWWVTFPGLLLCGVGTGSVFAPMSNVTMSSVEPRLAGTASGIFNTARQVGGVLGSAACGVLLQARISAGMASSGGNEPQALTDAVRETLLLPVAVLLLGIIAAAAMRRPAPRPAPAPAATRA; from the coding sequence ATGACCGAGCGAGCTAGTCCGTGGGCGGCGCTGATCGCGCTGTGCATCGGGTTCTTCATGATCCTGCTGGACACCACGATCGTGTCCATCGCGATCCCGTCGATGGTGAAGGGCCTGAACACCGACCTCAACGCCATCGTCTGGGTCATGAGCGTCTACCTGCTCACCTACGCCGTGCCGATGCTGTTCACCAGCAGGCTCGGCGACCGTTTCGGGCCGAAGCGCCTGTACCTGGCCGGGCTCGCGGTGTTCACGCTCGCGTCGCTGTGGTGCGGCCTGTCCGGCACCGCCGAGATGCTGATCGCGGCGCGCGCCGTGCAGGGGCTGGGCGCCGCGATGATGACGCCGCAGACGCTGGCGTTCATCACGCACCTGTTCCCGCCTGCCAAGCGCGGCCCGGCGATGGGCCTGTGGGGCGGGGTCGCCGGCCTGGCCACCATCGCCGGCCCGCTGCTCGGCGGGATCCTGGTCGACCACCTGGGCTGGGAGTGGATCTTCTTCGTCAACGTGCCGGTGGGTGTGGTCGGCCTGGTGCTCGCGGCGCTGCTGGTGCCGGACTGGCAACCGCGCAACTCGCACTCGTTCGACGTGCCCGGCATCCTGCTGTCGGTCGCCGGGCTGTCGCTGCTGGTCTTCGGCCTGCAGAACGGGCAGCACTACGACTGGGGCACCGTCGCAGGCCTGGTCAACGTGGCGGAGGTGATCGCCGCCGGGGTGCTGCTGCTGGCCGGGTTCGTGGTGTGGCAGCGCCACAACCGCCGGGAGCCGCTACTGCCGCTGCGGGTGTTCACCAACCGCAACTTCTCCGCGGGCACGCTGACGGCCGTCACGATCGGCTTCACGATGACCGCGATGTTCCTGCCGCTGGTGATCTACGTGCAGGACGTGCTGCTGCTCTCCCCCACCCAGGCCGGACTGGTCACCGCGCCGATGTCGCTGCTGTCCGGCATCATCGCGCCGTTCATCGGCCGGCTGTCGGACCGGACGAACCCGAAGTACCTGGTGATCTTCGGGATCGTCGCGCTCGCCGCCGGCCTCGGGCTCATCGCGTTGATGGCGCGCGAGACGAGCACCTGGTGGGTCACCTTCCCCGGCCTGCTGCTGTGCGGGGTGGGCACCGGCTCGGTGTTCGCGCCGATGAGCAACGTGACCATGAGCTCGGTCGAGCCGCGACTCGCAGGCACCGCGTCCGGCATCTTCAACACGGCCCGTCAGGTCGGCGGCGTGCTCGGCAGCGCGGCGTGCGGCGTGCTGCTGCAGGCCCGGATCAGCGCGGGCATGGCGAGCAGCGGCGGGAACGAGCCGCAAGCGCTGACGGACGCGGTGCGCGAGACGTTGCTGCTGCCGGTGGCCGTGCTGTTGCTGGGAATCATCGCGGCGGCCGCCATGCGCCGCCCGGCTCCGCGTCCCGCGCCCGCCCCAGCCGCCACGCGGGCCTGA
- a CDS encoding PadR family transcriptional regulator, with translation MAMAVLELLHERPMHPYEMTQLMRDRHLDNRVAVKAGSLYHTVDRLLAAGHIKIVETQRAGRRPERTVYALTEQGRDAFVDRAKTMLGTLANEHPEFLSGLGAMDDLGREAALEQLQMRLLHLEAKAAAQELITRRLVDEVPAIYWVDWRYTTAQVRFELEWTRQLVDDITSGRLDWTGDCHPDRLHPVPTESIEDRSDDRAS, from the coding sequence ATGGCGATGGCCGTCCTGGAACTGCTGCACGAGCGGCCGATGCACCCGTACGAAATGACCCAGCTGATGCGCGACCGCCATCTGGACAACCGGGTCGCGGTGAAGGCGGGCTCGCTGTACCACACGGTCGACCGCCTGCTGGCCGCCGGACACATCAAGATCGTCGAGACCCAGCGCGCCGGCCGTCGCCCGGAGCGCACCGTCTACGCGCTGACCGAACAGGGCCGGGACGCGTTCGTCGACCGCGCCAAGACGATGCTCGGCACGCTCGCCAACGAGCACCCCGAATTCCTCAGCGGCCTCGGCGCGATGGACGACCTCGGCCGCGAAGCCGCGTTGGAGCAGTTGCAGATGCGCTTGCTGCACCTGGAGGCGAAGGCCGCGGCGCAGGAGCTCATCACGCGCAGGCTGGTCGACGAGGTGCCCGCGATCTACTGGGTCGACTGGCGTTACACGACCGCGCAGGTCCGCTTCGAACTGGAGTGGACCCGGCAGCTGGTGGACGACATCACCAGCGGCCGTCTCGACTGGACCGGCGACTGCCACCCGGACCGCCTCCACCCGGTCCCCACCGAATCCATTGAGGACAGATCCGATGACCGAGCGAGCTAG
- a CDS encoding dienelactone hydrolase family protein: protein MAEVVLSHHVQGLTDGLRAFADELRRAGHAVHTPDLFEGRTFASIEEGFAFARGAGFEQLRERGIAEAEALGPALVYAGFSFGVTIAQRLAQTRSGARGALLIDSCLPLTEFGKAWPAGVPVQIHGKEADEYFEEDLPSARELASSTPHAELFVYPGDQHLFADSSLPAYDAEAAGTLLDRVRAFLASVR, encoded by the coding sequence ATGGCCGAGGTTGTGCTGTCCCACCACGTCCAGGGCTTGACCGACGGCCTGCGGGCGTTCGCCGACGAACTGCGCCGGGCGGGGCACGCCGTGCACACGCCGGATCTGTTCGAGGGGCGGACGTTCGCGAGCATCGAGGAGGGGTTCGCCTTCGCTCGCGGCGCCGGGTTCGAGCAGCTGCGGGAGCGTGGGATCGCCGAGGCCGAGGCGCTGGGACCGGCACTCGTGTACGCCGGGTTCTCGTTCGGCGTCACCATCGCGCAGCGCCTCGCGCAAACCCGCTCTGGGGCGCGCGGCGCGCTGCTCATCGACTCCTGTCTACCGCTCACGGAGTTCGGGAAGGCGTGGCCCGCCGGCGTTCCCGTCCAGATCCACGGCAAAGAAGCCGACGAGTACTTCGAGGAGGACCTGCCCTCGGCGCGTGAGCTCGCCAGTTCCACCCCGCACGCGGAGTTGTTCGTGTACCCCGGCGACCAGCACCTCTTCGCCGACTCCTCGCTGCCCGCGTACGACGCCGAAGCGGCCGGGACGCTCCTGGACCGCGTGCGGGCTTTCCTCGCTTCGGTGCGGTAG
- a CDS encoding GntR family transcriptional regulator codes for MSTRDRSQAAGDRAYQWTKDRILDGRLEGGRLISEGEIAEALELSRTPVREAFLRLSAEGLLRLYPKRGALVVPVSPNEVHDIAEARIFLERHAAAKIIAAGTHREVAAKMRAVLGEQRAVSMPEHTARFTQLDREFHATLVEAAGNALLAEFYSGLRDRQLRMVNTALRDNTVRPPIILAEHERICDLLADGDAEPLQALIGDHIAAVRDEAAH; via the coding sequence ATGTCAACGAGGGACCGCTCACAGGCGGCCGGCGACCGGGCCTACCAGTGGACCAAGGACCGCATCCTGGACGGCCGCCTCGAAGGCGGAAGGCTGATCAGCGAGGGCGAGATCGCCGAGGCGCTGGAGCTGTCCCGCACCCCGGTCCGCGAGGCGTTCCTGCGACTGTCCGCCGAGGGCCTGCTCCGGCTCTACCCGAAGCGCGGCGCGCTGGTCGTCCCGGTGTCGCCGAACGAGGTGCACGACATCGCCGAGGCCCGGATCTTCCTGGAGCGGCACGCGGCCGCGAAGATCATCGCCGCCGGGACGCACCGCGAGGTCGCCGCGAAGATGCGCGCCGTGCTCGGCGAGCAGCGCGCCGTCTCGATGCCCGAGCACACCGCCCGCTTCACCCAGCTCGACCGCGAGTTCCACGCGACGCTCGTCGAGGCCGCCGGCAACGCCCTGCTCGCCGAGTTCTACTCCGGTCTGCGCGACCGCCAGCTGCGGATGGTCAACACCGCGCTGCGGGACAACACGGTGCGCCCGCCGATCATCCTGGCCGAGCACGAGCGCATCTGCGACCTGCTCGCCGACGGCGACGCCGAGCCCCTGCAGGCGCTGATCGGCGACCACATCGCCGCCGTCCGGGACGAAGCCGCGCACTGA
- a CDS encoding MFS transporter gives MAAGRAWLMWGLGALCYLTALFHRMSLSVAGLTAQERFSIDATGLAAFSVVQLVLYALLQVPVGAAADRFGPRRLLALGMALMAAGSIVFALATAYPAAMAGRALIGAGDAFLFVNVLRLAHNWFPGRRYALVAALTGMIGGLGQLIATAPLAALLAGFGWTPAFLVAGVITAVLLVAVGVALRDGPSATVREEPREPLRVSLRHAWRNRGTRHAMWTHFTLMGAFVTFTAVLGQPYLVHAQGRTPAAASALLTVVVGGFVLAGTFAGQLASRRPGVRGPMVAWAAVVSVVCWAVLVVVPGPLPVAVLGPVLFLIGAAGAVSMLAFDLARSANHGHQAGVASGVANMGGFTFAVVAELGGGLLLDELLRHGVAGPLAYRLSFLVALAMGLAGTVRLLTLHKHAGVRPRELELAA, from the coding sequence GTGGCAGCGGGCAGGGCTTGGCTGATGTGGGGGCTGGGGGCGCTGTGCTACCTGACCGCGTTGTTCCACCGGATGAGCCTCTCGGTCGCCGGTCTCACCGCCCAGGAGCGGTTCTCGATCGACGCGACCGGGCTGGCCGCGTTCTCCGTGGTGCAGCTCGTGCTCTACGCGCTGCTGCAGGTGCCCGTCGGCGCGGCCGCCGACCGGTTCGGGCCGCGGCGCCTGCTGGCGCTCGGGATGGCGCTGATGGCCGCGGGGTCGATCGTGTTCGCGCTGGCCACGGCCTACCCGGCGGCGATGGCGGGCCGGGCGCTGATCGGCGCCGGTGACGCGTTCCTGTTCGTCAACGTGCTGCGGCTCGCGCACAACTGGTTCCCCGGCCGCCGGTACGCGCTGGTCGCGGCGCTCACCGGGATGATCGGCGGGCTCGGCCAGCTGATCGCGACCGCGCCGCTGGCCGCACTGCTCGCCGGGTTCGGGTGGACGCCCGCGTTCCTGGTGGCCGGCGTGATCACGGCGGTGCTGCTGGTCGCGGTCGGCGTCGCGCTGCGGGACGGCCCGTCGGCGACAGTGCGCGAGGAGCCGCGGGAACCGTTGCGGGTGAGCCTGCGGCACGCGTGGCGCAACCGCGGCACCCGGCACGCGATGTGGACGCACTTCACGCTGATGGGCGCGTTCGTCACGTTCACCGCGGTGCTCGGGCAGCCGTACCTGGTGCACGCGCAGGGCCGGACCCCGGCGGCGGCGAGCGCGCTGCTGACTGTGGTGGTGGGCGGTTTCGTGCTGGCCGGGACGTTCGCCGGGCAGCTGGCGTCCCGGCGTCCCGGGGTGCGCGGGCCCATGGTCGCCTGGGCCGCGGTGGTGAGCGTGGTGTGCTGGGCGGTGCTGGTCGTGGTGCCCGGACCGCTGCCGGTGGCCGTGCTCGGGCCGGTGCTGTTCCTGATCGGCGCGGCGGGCGCGGTGAGCATGCTCGCCTTCGACCTGGCGCGCTCGGCCAACCACGGGCACCAGGCCGGGGTGGCGAGCGGAGTGGCCAACATGGGCGGATTCACCTTCGCGGTGGTCGCCGAGCTGGGGGGCGGCCTGCTGCTGGACGAACTGCTGCGGCACGGGGTGGCCGGGCCGCTGGCCTACCGGTTGTCGTTCCTGGTGGCGCTGGCGATGGGACTGGCAGGCACCGTGCGGCTGCTGACCCTGCACAAGCACGCCGGAGTGCGTCCGCGCGAGCTGGAGCTGGCCGCTTAG
- a CDS encoding acyl-CoA carboxylase epsilon subunit produces the protein MSESEETPPARPLLRVVRGTPDEAELAALTAVVAAAASAPGEEPEKPERTSFWADRAALVRRPLPQPGSGAWRASAWPR, from the coding sequence ATGAGCGAATCCGAGGAAACGCCGCCCGCCCGGCCGTTGCTGCGCGTCGTGCGCGGCACGCCGGACGAGGCCGAGCTGGCGGCGCTGACTGCCGTGGTGGCCGCGGCCGCGTCAGCGCCAGGCGAGGAGCCGGAGAAGCCGGAGCGGACCTCATTCTGGGCGGACCGCGCCGCCCTGGTGCGGCGGCCGTTGCCGCAGCCGGGTTCCGGCGCGTGGCGGGCTTCGGCCTGGCCGCGTTGA
- a CDS encoding acyl-CoA carboxylase subunit beta — MSSATEPIGTPPAEEPDIHTTAGKLADLYRRNDEAVHAGSARAVERQHAKGKKTARERIDLLLDPGSFVELDELARHRSTNFGQEKNRPYGDGVVTGYGTIDGRPVCVFSQDVTVFGGSLGEVYGEKIVKVMDLAIKTGRPIIGINEGGGARIQEGVVSLGLYGEIFTRNVKASGVVPQISLIMGANAGGHVYSPALTDFIVMVDQTSHMFITGPDVVKTVTGEEVTFEELGGARTHNTKSGNAHYLGTDEEDAIAYVKELLSFLPSNNLSEPPVFDSPEPTDGSIADGVTESDLELDTLIPDSPNQPYDMHEVITRVLDDGEFLEVQELFAPNVIVGFGRVDGHAVGVVANQPTQFAGCLDIDASEKAARFVRTCDAFNVPVLTFVDVPGFLPGTDQEWNGIIRRGAKLIYAYAEATVPLVTVITRKAYGGAYDVMGSKHLGADINLAWPTAQVAVMGAQGAANIVHRKTLAKAAEEGKDVEALRAELIQEYEDTLLNPYEAAERGYVDSVIVPSHTRGHVARALSMLRDKRETLPPKKHGNIPL; from the coding sequence ATGAGCAGCGCGACGGAGCCGATCGGGACGCCTCCGGCGGAGGAGCCGGACATCCACACCACGGCCGGGAAGCTGGCCGACCTGTACCGCCGGAACGACGAGGCGGTGCACGCCGGGTCCGCCCGTGCCGTGGAGCGTCAGCACGCGAAGGGCAAGAAGACCGCCCGCGAGCGGATCGACCTGCTGCTCGATCCCGGCTCGTTCGTCGAGCTCGACGAACTGGCACGGCACCGGTCGACGAACTTCGGGCAGGAGAAGAACCGCCCGTACGGCGACGGCGTGGTGACCGGGTACGGCACCATCGACGGCCGCCCGGTGTGCGTGTTCAGCCAGGACGTGACCGTGTTCGGCGGTTCACTCGGCGAGGTCTACGGCGAGAAGATCGTCAAGGTGATGGACCTGGCCATCAAGACCGGCCGCCCGATCATCGGCATCAACGAGGGCGGCGGCGCGCGCATCCAGGAGGGCGTGGTCTCGCTCGGCCTGTACGGCGAGATCTTCACCCGCAACGTGAAGGCCTCCGGCGTCGTCCCGCAGATCTCGCTCATCATGGGCGCCAACGCGGGCGGGCACGTCTACTCCCCCGCGCTCACCGACTTCATCGTGATGGTCGACCAGACCTCGCACATGTTCATCACCGGTCCGGACGTCGTGAAGACCGTGACCGGCGAAGAGGTGACGTTCGAGGAGCTGGGCGGCGCCCGGACGCACAACACCAAGTCGGGCAACGCGCACTACCTCGGCACCGACGAGGAGGACGCGATCGCCTACGTCAAGGAGCTGCTGTCCTTCCTGCCGTCGAACAACCTGTCCGAGCCGCCGGTGTTCGACTCGCCGGAGCCGACCGACGGGTCGATCGCCGACGGCGTCACCGAGTCCGACCTCGAGCTGGACACCCTGATCCCGGACTCGCCGAACCAGCCCTACGACATGCACGAGGTCATCACCCGCGTGCTCGACGACGGCGAGTTCCTGGAGGTCCAGGAGTTGTTCGCGCCGAACGTAATCGTCGGGTTCGGCCGGGTCGACGGGCACGCGGTCGGCGTGGTCGCCAACCAGCCGACGCAGTTCGCCGGCTGCCTGGACATCGACGCCTCGGAGAAGGCGGCGCGGTTCGTGCGGACCTGCGACGCGTTCAACGTGCCGGTGCTGACGTTCGTGGACGTGCCGGGCTTCCTGCCGGGCACCGACCAGGAGTGGAACGGCATCATCCGTCGCGGCGCGAAGCTGATCTACGCCTACGCCGAGGCGACGGTCCCGCTGGTCACGGTCATCACGCGCAAGGCCTACGGCGGCGCCTACGACGTCATGGGTTCCAAGCACCTCGGTGCGGACATCAACCTGGCGTGGCCGACCGCGCAGGTCGCGGTGATGGGCGCCCAGGGCGCGGCCAACATCGTGCATCGCAAGACGCTCGCGAAGGCCGCCGAGGAGGGCAAGGACGTCGAGGCGCTGCGGGCCGAACTGATCCAGGAGTACGAGGATACGCTGCTCAACCCGTACGAGGCGGCTGAGCGGGGTTACGTCGACTCGGTGATCGTGCCGTCGCACACGCGCGGCCACGTGGCCCGCGCGCTGTCCATGCTGCGTGACAAGCGCGAGACGCTGCCGCCCAAGAAGCACGGCAACATCCCGCTGTAA
- a CDS encoding SRPBCC family protein, whose translation MTEFRTIAGKPVLRFERRLRHRPGKVWRAVTDPAELAHWFPARVETEARIGAPIRFVFPGDAPVDDGGTGEVLEFDPPKVFAFTWNLDVLRFELLPDGDGCLLVFTQTIGGGDIGRLAAGRNAIGWDTCLGALNARLDGADAPPPPDWLPAMEHYIDQFGLGDGSVPETAAGYELRFARDLVWKPAAEIWQLLTEDSPVEPGGPPPLRATNGYVPAGKIVTASAPHVLEYVWLHDGAPAGRVRFEIVADAELGTRIELTQTVPFALKHLRAELLAAWHTHLELFFAATFGEIRCPWPEERTALLAKRYEEKAR comes from the coding sequence GTGACCGAATTCCGCACGATCGCCGGAAAACCCGTGCTGCGCTTCGAACGGCGGCTGCGGCACCGGCCGGGGAAGGTCTGGCGAGCCGTCACCGACCCGGCCGAGCTGGCGCACTGGTTCCCGGCGCGCGTCGAGACCGAGGCGCGGATCGGCGCGCCGATCCGGTTCGTCTTCCCCGGCGACGCGCCGGTCGACGACGGCGGCACCGGCGAGGTCCTCGAATTCGACCCGCCGAAGGTGTTCGCCTTCACCTGGAACCTCGACGTGCTGCGGTTCGAGCTGCTGCCGGACGGCGACGGCTGCCTGCTGGTGTTCACCCAGACGATCGGCGGCGGCGACATCGGGCGGCTGGCCGCCGGGCGGAACGCGATCGGCTGGGACACCTGCCTCGGCGCACTGAACGCGCGGCTGGACGGCGCCGACGCGCCCCCGCCGCCGGACTGGCTGCCCGCGATGGAGCACTACATCGACCAGTTCGGCCTCGGCGACGGCTCGGTGCCCGAAACGGCCGCCGGGTACGAGTTGCGGTTCGCGCGTGACCTGGTCTGGAAGCCCGCCGCCGAGATCTGGCAGCTGCTCACCGAGGACTCCCCGGTCGAACCCGGCGGCCCGCCACCACTGCGCGCCACCAACGGCTACGTGCCCGCGGGGAAGATCGTCACCGCGTCCGCGCCGCACGTGCTGGAGTACGTTTGGCTGCACGACGGCGCGCCCGCGGGCCGGGTCCGGTTCGAGATCGTCGCGGACGCCGAACTCGGCACCCGGATCGAGCTCACGCAGACGGTCCCGTTCGCGCTGAAGCACCTGCGGGCCGAGCTGCTGGCCGCCTGGCACACCCACCTGGAGTTGTTCTTCGCCGCCACGTTCGGCGAGATCCGCTGCCCGTGGCCCGAGGAGCGCACGGCCCTGCTGGCGAAACGCTACGAGGAGAAGGCGCGGTGA
- a CDS encoding ArsR/SmtB family transcription factor, giving the protein MASTFEVLAEPRRREILDLLRTSERPVGDLVERLRLTQPAVSKHLKVLREAGLVEVRQDAQRRWYRLRPEPLAEIDAWLAPYRRMWNASLDALERHLDSMEDPR; this is encoded by the coding sequence ATGGCATCAACGTTCGAGGTCCTCGCCGAGCCGCGACGGCGCGAGATCCTCGACCTGCTCCGCACGTCGGAGCGCCCGGTCGGGGACCTCGTGGAGCGCCTGCGCCTCACCCAGCCCGCGGTGTCCAAGCACCTCAAGGTGCTGCGCGAGGCCGGGCTGGTGGAGGTCCGGCAGGACGCGCAACGCCGCTGGTACCGGCTGCGCCCGGAGCCGCTCGCCGAGATCGACGCCTGGCTGGCCCCCTACCGGCGCATGTGGAACGCCAGCCTGGACGCCCTCGAACGCCACCTGGACTCGATGGAGGACCCGAGGTGA
- a CDS encoding PPOX class F420-dependent oxidoreductase, translating to MSEELLDLVAGRQFGALATIRRDGRPQLSTVVYGWYPEEKLIRISSTVDRAKVRNLRRDPRAVLHVAAPDGMAYAVVEGEVDVSPVSADPGDATGREMAELASRFEDPYADLDRFYQRMVDERRVVIRLPVSRVYGLPPGALPVRD from the coding sequence ATGAGCGAAGAACTCCTCGACCTCGTCGCCGGCCGCCAGTTCGGCGCATTGGCCACGATCCGCCGCGACGGCAGGCCGCAACTGTCTACAGTGGTCTACGGCTGGTACCCGGAGGAGAAGCTCATCCGGATCAGCTCGACCGTGGACCGTGCGAAGGTGCGGAACCTGCGCCGGGACCCGCGCGCGGTCCTGCACGTCGCGGCGCCGGACGGGATGGCGTACGCGGTCGTGGAGGGTGAGGTCGACGTGTCGCCGGTCAGCGCCGATCCGGGGGACGCGACCGGACGGGAAATGGCCGAGCTCGCCTCGCGGTTCGAGGACCCGTACGCCGATCTCGACCGCTTCTACCAGCGGATGGTCGACGAGCGGCGCGTGGTGATCCGCCTCCCGGTGTCCCGTGTGTACGGTCTCCCGCCCGGCGCGCTTCCCGTTCGGGACTAG